In one window of Cellulophaga sp. HaHa_2_95 DNA:
- a CDS encoding 3-hydroxyacyl-CoA dehydrogenase family protein, with amino-acid sequence MKNIAVIGAGTMGNGIAHVFAQNGFKVHLIDIAEASLEKGMATITKNLDRMLTKEVISEADKKNTLANITTYTQLEEGVKNMDLVVEAATENIELKLKIFKQLDAVTDAKTILATNTSSISITQIAAVTNRPEKVIGMHFMNPVPIMKLVEIIRGYTTSDEVTTLIMDLSVQLGKIPTEVNDYPGFVANRILMPMINEAIETLYNGVAGVEEIDTVMKLGMAHPMGPLQLADFIGLDVCLSILNVMHDGFKNPKYAPCPLLVKMVTAKKLGIKSGEGFYDYSESRKAEKVAKSFNK; translated from the coding sequence ATGAAAAATATTGCGGTTATTGGTGCAGGCACTATGGGAAATGGTATTGCACATGTATTTGCTCAAAACGGATTTAAAGTACATCTAATTGATATTGCTGAAGCTTCACTTGAAAAAGGGATGGCTACAATTACCAAGAACTTAGATAGAATGCTAACGAAAGAAGTTATTTCTGAGGCGGATAAAAAGAATACATTAGCAAATATCACCACCTATACGCAACTTGAAGAAGGCGTTAAAAATATGGATTTAGTCGTGGAGGCTGCTACCGAAAATATTGAATTGAAATTAAAAATTTTCAAACAATTAGATGCAGTGACCGATGCTAAAACAATTTTAGCGACCAACACTTCGTCTATTTCGATCACTCAAATAGCTGCGGTAACGAATAGACCAGAAAAAGTGATAGGAATGCACTTCATGAACCCAGTTCCTATCATGAAATTGGTAGAAATAATCCGAGGGTATACTACTTCTGATGAAGTAACAACGCTCATAATGGATTTATCAGTGCAACTAGGTAAAATACCTACCGAGGTAAATGATTATCCTGGTTTTGTGGCTAATAGGATTTTAATGCCTATGATTAATGAGGCTATAGAAACCCTTTACAATGGCGTTGCAGGTGTTGAAGAAATAGATACTGTAATGAAATTAGGTATGGCACACCCTATGGGACCTTTACAATTAGCAGATTTTATTGGTTTGGATGTTTGTCTGTCTATTTTAAATGTCATGCACGACGGGTTTAAAAATCCTAAATATGCGCCTTGCCCCTTACTTGTAAAAATGGTGACTGCAAAAAAACTTGGTATAAAATCTGGAGAAGGCTTTTATGATTATTCAGAATCGCGTAAAGCAGAAAAAGTAGCTAAAAGCTTTAATAAATAA
- a CDS encoding Gfo/Idh/MocA family protein translates to MLNVGVLGAGHLGKIHLRLLNQSEKYNLVGFYDPDAINGKKVADEFGYTYFDNINKLIDAVDVVDIVTPTLSHFDCAKKAIEKGKHIFIEKPITNTLEEAEELLFLEKKHQVKGQVGHVERFNPAFTAVKNNIHNPMFIETHRLAEFNPRGTDVPVVLDLMIHDIDAILSVVPSKVKNINASGVSVISNSPDIANARIEFENGCVANLTASRISLKNMRKSRFFQKDAYIAVDFLEKKVEVVKMKDAPENPGDFDMILQNAEGVKKQIYFENPDVENNNAILDELETFADAIVNDTVPVVSLEQGTNALRVALQIIASF, encoded by the coding sequence ATGCTCAACGTTGGCGTTTTAGGTGCAGGACACCTAGGCAAAATTCATTTGCGATTACTAAATCAATCCGAAAAATACAATTTAGTTGGTTTTTATGATCCAGATGCTATTAATGGCAAAAAGGTGGCCGATGAATTTGGATATACTTATTTTGATAATATCAACAAACTTATAGATGCTGTTGATGTAGTAGACATTGTAACTCCTACCCTATCTCACTTTGATTGTGCTAAGAAAGCCATAGAAAAAGGAAAACATATTTTCATAGAAAAACCTATCACCAATACCCTTGAAGAAGCTGAAGAATTACTTTTTTTAGAAAAAAAGCACCAAGTCAAGGGGCAAGTTGGGCATGTAGAACGTTTTAATCCTGCATTCACTGCGGTGAAAAATAATATACATAATCCTATGTTTATTGAAACTCACCGGCTAGCAGAGTTTAACCCTAGAGGAACAGATGTTCCTGTTGTATTAGACTTAATGATTCATGATATTGATGCTATTTTAAGTGTGGTACCTTCAAAGGTTAAAAATATTAATGCTAGCGGCGTATCTGTAATTAGTAATTCTCCTGACATCGCAAATGCTCGTATAGAGTTTGAAAACGGATGCGTAGCTAATCTTACTGCAAGTAGAATTTCTCTCAAAAATATGCGTAAATCTCGCTTTTTTCAGAAAGATGCCTATATCGCTGTAGACTTCTTAGAAAAAAAGGTAGAAGTTGTAAAAATGAAAGATGCTCCTGAGAACCCAGGCGATTTTGATATGATTTTGCAGAATGCAGAAGGAGTAAAAAAGCAAATATATTTTGAAAATCCTGATGTTGAAAATAATAACGCAATTTTAGATGAGTTAGAAACATTTGCAGATGCTATTGTTAATGACACCGTACCTGTGGTAAGTTTAGAACAAGGTACCAATGCATTGCGTGTCGCATTACAAATTATAGCTTCTTTTTAA
- a CDS encoding protein-L-isoaspartate(D-aspartate) O-methyltransferase, whose amino-acid sequence MRDTLKHKGMRNKLAETLVEKGITSKSVLEAIKTIPRHLFLDSSFEDHAYQDKAFPIGAEQTISQPYTVAFQTELLELKPNAKVLEIGTGSGYQTAVLLHQKAKVYTIERQLELFKKTKLFFSKMGYRPKKYIFGDGYKGLPEEAPFDGIIVTAGAPYVPNPLLAQLKIGGRLVIPVGDEEQVMTLFVRKSEKEFEKKEFGSFRFVPLLEDKN is encoded by the coding sequence TTGAGAGATACACTAAAGCATAAAGGCATGCGAAATAAACTGGCGGAAACGCTAGTGGAAAAAGGCATAACAAGTAAGAGCGTTCTAGAAGCAATTAAAACAATTCCGCGTCATTTATTTTTAGACAGTAGTTTTGAAGATCATGCGTATCAAGACAAGGCTTTTCCTATTGGAGCAGAACAAACAATTTCTCAGCCGTATACTGTCGCATTTCAAACAGAACTTTTAGAATTAAAGCCTAATGCTAAAGTATTAGAGATTGGGACGGGGAGTGGGTATCAAACAGCCGTATTATTACATCAAAAAGCAAAAGTGTACACTATTGAACGACAATTAGAGTTGTTTAAAAAAACAAAGCTATTTTTTTCAAAAATGGGCTATAGACCTAAAAAATATATTTTTGGAGATGGTTACAAAGGATTGCCTGAAGAAGCACCTTTTGACGGAATTATTGTAACTGCAGGGGCACCTTATGTACCTAATCCATTATTAGCACAGTTAAAAATAGGAGGTAGGCTAGTAATTCCTGTAGGTGATGAAGAACAAGTGATGACTTTGTTTGTGCGAAAATCTGAAAAAGAATTTGAGAAAAAAGAGTTTGGTTCCTTCCGCTTTGTACCTTTATTAGAAGATAAAAATTAA
- the smpB gene encoding SsrA-binding protein SmpB yields the protein MQKKINIKNKRARFDFEILDTYTAGLVLSGTEIKSIRLSKASISESFCEFNDRGELFIINMQIDEYSHGSHYNHLPKAERKLLLNRGELKKLEKEVKNTGLTIVPLNLFLNDRGLAKINVALAKGKKLYDKRETMKDRDNKKDLDRIKKSFNN from the coding sequence ATACAAAAGAAAATAAATATAAAAAACAAACGTGCACGTTTCGATTTTGAAATTTTAGACACGTATACCGCCGGATTAGTTTTATCTGGTACTGAAATAAAATCTATACGTTTAAGTAAGGCTTCTATTTCTGAAAGCTTCTGTGAATTTAATGACCGTGGAGAACTTTTTATTATCAATATGCAAATTGATGAATACTCTCATGGGTCGCACTACAATCACTTACCTAAAGCAGAACGTAAATTGCTTTTAAATCGTGGCGAACTTAAGAAACTAGAAAAAGAAGTAAAAAATACGGGCTTAACAATTGTTCCTTTAAATTTATTTTTAAATGATAGAGGACTAGCCAAAATCAATGTTGCCTTGGCAAAGGGTAAAAAGCTTTATGACAAGCGAGAGACAATGAAAGACCGCGACAATAAGAAAGATTTAGATCGCATAAAAAAGAGCTTTAATAACTAA
- a CDS encoding DUF6503 family protein, with amino-acid sequence MKYFLLLVILMLSACKNTTEKQLTADEIVAKSIVVSGGDLYKTSKIAFKFRDKEYESDANGAIQKRKFFSDSLNYIDIKTASDFQRYIEDTPVVVSDSLAFVYSESINSVHYFAQLPYHLNDKAVHRKLLKEETIQDKSYYLVQVTFDQNGGGADFQDTYYYWFNKETFTPDYLAYDFQTNGGGVRFRKAYNERYVSGIRFVDYENYKPKDASETIQNVANLFATGHLELLSKIVLENITVVFEN; translated from the coding sequence ATGAAATATTTTTTATTACTAGTAATATTAATGCTTTCTGCTTGTAAAAACACAACGGAAAAACAGTTGACGGCCGACGAAATTGTAGCGAAGAGTATCGTTGTAAGTGGCGGAGATCTTTATAAAACGAGTAAAATTGCCTTTAAATTTAGAGATAAAGAATATGAGTCAGATGCCAATGGGGCTATTCAAAAACGTAAGTTTTTTAGTGATTCTTTAAATTATATTGATATTAAAACAGCTTCTGATTTTCAACGCTATATTGAAGATACTCCAGTAGTCGTCTCAGACTCTTTAGCTTTTGTGTATAGTGAGTCTATAAATTCTGTGCATTATTTTGCGCAATTACCATACCATTTAAATGATAAAGCGGTGCATAGAAAGCTTCTAAAAGAAGAGACTATTCAAGATAAATCTTATTATTTAGTGCAAGTTACCTTTGATCAAAATGGTGGTGGTGCAGATTTTCAAGATACGTATTACTACTGGTTTAATAAAGAAACGTTTACACCGGATTATTTGGCTTATGATTTTCAAACCAATGGCGGTGGAGTACGGTTTAGAAAGGCTTATAATGAGCGCTATGTAAGTGGAATTCGGTTTGTAGATTATGAAAATTACAAACCCAAAGATGCTTCAGAAACAATACAAAATGTAGCAAATTTATTTGCTACAGGTCATTTAGAATTATTGTCTAAAATAGTCTTAGAAAATATCACCGTAGTTTTTGAAAATTAA
- a CDS encoding histidine phosphatase family protein gives MKALKILLASLILLNFTSCKDDKPVVTSTPKESVISTYYFIRHGEKDRSNPDNRDPELNQDGLGRAIRWERVFSEIDLNTIYSTDYERTMMTAAPTAVSRELSIQNYDPATLNVDDFKIIHEGENVLVVGHSNTTPDFVNKMLGEEKYPAMDDYDNSSLFIVRIIDDKATAIRLKMD, from the coding sequence ATGAAAGCTCTTAAAATACTTTTAGCCTCTCTTATTTTATTAAACTTTACAAGCTGTAAAGACGATAAGCCTGTTGTAACATCAACACCTAAAGAAAGCGTTATTTCTACCTATTATTTTATTAGGCATGGAGAAAAAGACAGAAGTAATCCTGACAATAGAGATCCTGAATTAAATCAAGATGGATTAGGAAGAGCCATTAGATGGGAACGTGTTTTTAGTGAAATAGATTTAAACACCATTTATAGTACTGATTATGAAAGAACAATGATGACTGCTGCTCCTACAGCAGTAAGCAGAGAATTAAGCATTCAAAATTATGATCCTGCAACTTTAAATGTTGATGATTTTAAAATTATTCATGAAGGAGAAAATGTACTTGTCGTAGGACATAGCAATACCACGCCAGATTTTGTCAATAAAATGCTCGGCGAAGAGAAATACCCTGCTATGGATGATTATGATAATAGCAGCTTATTTATTGTGCGCATTATTGATGATAAAGCTACAGCTATTCGTTTAAAAATGGATTAA
- a CDS encoding transketolase, with protein MNKKIDQLAADNIRALAISMVEKANSGHPGGPMGGADYMHILYSEFFNYDPSDMTWPFRDRFFMDAGHLSPLMYAQYYLLGNFAKTDVQSFRQWGSVTPGHPEVDVKRGIENTSGPLGQGHTMGVGAAIAAKFLQARFGDWMNHKVYGFISDGGVQEEISQGAGRIAGHLGLSNFIMFYDSNDVQLSTKTDEVTSEDTAMKYEAWGWKVVTIDGHNHDEIRKALKDANAETEKPTLIIGKTIMGKGCVTATGETYEGYTELHGKPIGDTGADFVKTLIHLGANPEDEFAIYADVEASYKEIITKKIKEAQLKKQEILAWREDNKELSTKLNSFLAGELPELDFESIENKAGLATRAASANVLGYLAGKVENMIVSSADLSNSDKTDGFLKKTHSLQKGNFTGSFLQSGVAELTMATMANGMALHGGVIPVVATFFVFSDYMKPAIRLSAIQELPVKFVWTHDAFRVGEDGPTHQPIEQEAQIRLLEKLKNHSGDASFIALRPADSAETVVGWKMLLENDKVPSGLILSRQGIKDIVATGATRYEDALQAEKGGYLVHKSDNPAITLIANGSEVATLVEAAALLEERKGVKVNIASIISEGLFRKQSKEYQNSVIATDKPIFGLTAGLPVNLEGLAGANGKVFGLEHFGYSAPATVLDEKFGFTGEKVYEQVVSFLG; from the coding sequence ATGAACAAGAAAATAGACCAGTTAGCGGCAGATAATATAAGAGCTTTAGCTATTTCTATGGTAGAAAAAGCAAATTCTGGACACCCAGGTGGACCAATGGGAGGCGCAGATTACATGCATATTTTGTATTCTGAGTTTTTTAATTATGATCCTTCTGATATGACATGGCCATTCCGTGACCGTTTTTTCATGGATGCAGGGCATTTATCGCCTTTAATGTACGCTCAGTACTATTTATTAGGGAATTTTGCTAAAACAGACGTGCAGAGTTTCAGACAATGGGGTTCTGTAACTCCGGGTCACCCTGAGGTAGATGTGAAAAGAGGAATTGAAAATACTTCTGGACCATTAGGGCAAGGACATACTATGGGAGTAGGAGCCGCAATTGCTGCTAAATTCTTGCAAGCAAGATTCGGTGATTGGATGAACCATAAGGTATATGGTTTTATATCTGATGGTGGTGTTCAAGAAGAAATTTCTCAGGGTGCAGGTAGAATTGCAGGTCATTTAGGCTTAAGCAATTTTATTATGTTTTATGATTCTAATGATGTGCAATTGTCTACAAAGACAGATGAAGTTACTTCTGAAGATACCGCAATGAAGTATGAAGCTTGGGGTTGGAAAGTTGTAACTATTGATGGTCATAACCATGACGAAATTAGAAAAGCATTGAAAGATGCTAATGCTGAAACTGAAAAGCCTACATTAATTATTGGTAAAACAATAATGGGTAAAGGATGTGTTACTGCTACCGGTGAAACATATGAAGGCTACACAGAATTACATGGTAAGCCTATTGGGGATACAGGAGCAGATTTTGTAAAAACATTAATTCATTTAGGAGCAAATCCTGAAGACGAATTTGCAATCTATGCAGATGTAGAAGCATCGTACAAAGAGATTATTACTAAGAAAATAAAAGAAGCTCAACTTAAAAAACAAGAAATTTTAGCTTGGAGAGAAGATAATAAAGAGTTGTCTACAAAACTAAATTCTTTCTTAGCGGGAGAACTTCCTGAGTTAGATTTTGAATCTATTGAAAATAAAGCAGGTCTAGCTACTAGAGCAGCTTCTGCAAACGTATTAGGATATTTAGCAGGAAAAGTAGAAAATATGATTGTTTCTTCTGCCGATTTATCTAATAGTGATAAAACAGACGGATTTTTAAAGAAAACACATTCGTTACAAAAAGGAAATTTTACGGGTTCTTTCTTACAGTCTGGGGTAGCAGAGCTTACCATGGCTACAATGGCTAATGGGATGGCCTTGCATGGAGGAGTAATTCCTGTAGTAGCAACGTTCTTTGTGTTTTCTGATTATATGAAACCAGCTATTCGTTTGAGTGCTATTCAAGAACTTCCTGTAAAATTTGTTTGGACGCATGATGCTTTTAGAGTAGGGGAAGATGGACCAACACACCAACCTATTGAACAAGAGGCTCAAATTCGTTTGCTAGAAAAATTAAAGAATCATAGCGGTGATGCTAGTTTTATAGCATTACGCCCTGCAGATTCTGCAGAAACTGTGGTTGGGTGGAAAATGTTGTTAGAAAATGATAAAGTCCCTTCTGGGTTAATACTTTCAAGACAAGGTATTAAAGATATAGTTGCAACGGGAGCTACTAGATATGAAGATGCACTACAAGCAGAAAAAGGTGGGTATTTGGTACATAAATCAGACAACCCAGCTATTACCTTAATTGCAAATGGATCTGAAGTTGCAACACTAGTAGAAGCAGCAGCTTTATTAGAAGAGAGAAAAGGAGTAAAAGTAAATATAGCGTCTATCATTTCTGAAGGATTGTTCAGAAAACAATCTAAAGAATATCAAAATAGTGTTATTGCTACAGATAAACCTATATTTGGTTTAACAGCCGGATTACCTGTTAATTTAGAAGGTTTGGCTGGTGCAAATGGAAAAGTGTTTGGTTTAGAGCATTTTGGATATTCAGCTCCTGCGACTGTTCTGGATGAAAAGTTTGGATTTACGGGAGAGAAGGTTTACGAACAGGTAGTATCTTTCTTAGGATAG
- a CDS encoding tetratricopeptide repeat protein: MNYKFKTFLLYIFFHFILSISFLQAQDKKHEILSQIKSYKLNDTPKERDTVYINLLNKLAWEFIYSNYDSVSLLSNDAIRLSKSINYKRGQAKAYIALAFSSTITSNQTDASFEYINNAIKLSKDVSADSTLLAAYNVKAMMRMHAGDHENAYKIYQAALELSKSKKDLLSEMKLNTNLATLFLLLGDTKEAVPYYENSLKLSEVLNKKHWIGVIQSNLGYLNVKNKNFDKALKFLDQSIVIFTEEKKPEWLSFAYITKGELYLEKKNPKEALKYFELSEESHKKLQDQIRKADLLSGKAKSYLQLQDYDTAEDLALAGLKIAEKQKYQAGIATLSEILYLINKKKNNIALALNYFENFKTITDSTALKDKKNALLMLKAKTSFELEQEELKKQTKTALAQQQTYIIFSLFAVFLAILISFYVYKNTKLIKKLNNQLEQKAATLEESKQELTYANETQEKLFSIISHDLRSPINALMNLLLLIKNGDIKPDDFLNFVPKLYNDVDAMSFTLNNLLNWSKSQMNGFVNKPENLNVQTSVNDSIHLLQENANQKNIIVRNNVPEVAEIYCDRNQFNLIVRNLLNNSIKFTPNGGEIVLNASLKNNFWEVMIQDNGVGMSPEVKNKLFKPDSSLQSAYGTNKEKGTGLGLLLCKEMVENNGGTIGVETKEGEGATFYFTVPVGE; encoded by the coding sequence ATGAACTATAAATTCAAGACCTTTCTTCTATATATTTTCTTTCACTTTATCCTGAGTATTTCATTTTTACAAGCTCAAGATAAAAAACATGAAATCCTTTCTCAAATTAAGAGTTACAAACTGAATGACACCCCTAAGGAGAGAGACACTGTATATATAAATTTATTAAACAAATTGGCTTGGGAATTTATATACTCCAATTACGATAGTGTTAGTTTACTTAGTAATGACGCAATAAGACTTAGTAAATCCATAAATTATAAACGAGGGCAGGCTAAGGCATATATAGCACTAGCATTTTCATCTACAATTACTTCGAATCAAACTGATGCATCTTTCGAGTATATAAACAATGCCATAAAACTCTCTAAAGATGTTAGCGCAGATAGTACGTTATTAGCTGCGTATAATGTTAAAGCAATGATGCGTATGCACGCTGGAGATCATGAAAATGCCTATAAAATATACCAAGCAGCCTTAGAATTGAGTAAAAGCAAAAAGGATTTACTCAGCGAGATGAAACTAAATACAAATCTAGCAACATTGTTCCTATTGTTAGGTGATACCAAAGAAGCTGTGCCGTATTATGAAAATTCTTTGAAATTATCAGAAGTTTTAAATAAAAAACACTGGATTGGAGTCATTCAGAGCAATTTAGGATATCTAAACGTGAAAAATAAAAACTTTGATAAGGCGCTTAAATTTTTGGATCAAAGTATTGTCATCTTTACCGAAGAGAAGAAACCGGAGTGGTTGTCCTTTGCCTATATCACCAAAGGGGAGCTTTATCTAGAAAAGAAGAACCCTAAAGAAGCTTTAAAGTATTTTGAGCTAAGTGAAGAAAGCCACAAAAAACTTCAGGATCAAATTAGAAAGGCCGATTTGCTCAGCGGAAAGGCAAAAAGCTACTTACAACTACAAGATTATGATACTGCAGAAGATTTAGCGCTTGCTGGTTTAAAAATTGCGGAGAAACAAAAATACCAAGCAGGTATTGCTACCTTATCCGAAATATTATACCTCATTAATAAGAAAAAAAACAATATTGCTTTAGCACTTAACTACTTTGAAAACTTTAAAACTATTACGGATAGTACTGCTTTAAAAGATAAAAAAAATGCATTGCTCATGCTGAAAGCTAAAACAAGCTTTGAGCTAGAACAAGAAGAATTAAAGAAACAAACAAAAACTGCACTGGCGCAACAACAGACATATATTATCTTTAGTTTATTTGCTGTCTTCTTAGCCATATTAATCTCTTTTTATGTCTACAAAAATACCAAGTTGATTAAAAAACTTAATAACCAGTTAGAGCAAAAAGCTGCTACTCTTGAAGAAAGCAAACAAGAATTAACCTATGCCAATGAAACTCAAGAAAAGCTATTTTCAATTATAAGCCATGATTTAAGATCCCCAATCAATGCATTAATGAATTTACTTTTATTAATCAAAAATGGAGATATAAAGCCAGATGACTTTTTAAATTTTGTTCCTAAGCTATACAATGATGTAGATGCGATGTCTTTTACTTTAAATAATTTATTGAATTGGAGTAAATCTCAAATGAATGGCTTCGTAAACAAACCGGAAAATTTAAATGTACAGACGAGTGTGAATGATAGCATTCATTTATTACAAGAAAATGCCAATCAGAAAAACATTATTGTAAGAAACAACGTTCCCGAAGTTGCCGAAATATATTGTGACCGAAATCAGTTTAATTTAATTGTTAGAAATTTATTGAATAATAGTATAAAATTCACCCCTAACGGGGGAGAAATAGTTCTTAATGCATCTTTAAAAAATAACTTTTGGGAAGTAATGATCCAAGACAATGGCGTAGGCATGAGTCCTGAGGTTAAAAACAAGCTCTTTAAGCCCGATTCTAGTTTGCAAAGTGCCTATGGTACAAATAAAGAAAAAGGGACTGGATTAGGTTTATTACTATGCAAAGAGATGGTGGAGAATAATGGAGGTACTATTGGTGTAGAAACTAAAGAAGGTGAAGGTGCTACATTTTATTTTACAGTTCCCGTTGGGGAATAA
- a CDS encoding ATP-binding protein, which yields MKCNYSTLIAVLIFCTFLNIPKLTAQGKKQEIISKIKAHRLQGKEKDSSYINLINALSRELRYSNYDSVKILSTEALDLSRKINYKQGQAKALLTSSFSEIIACKDSEKTLDNIDQAIVLSTKIKADSTLISAYNIKAIYKTYVNDYEGAYEQYQNALLLCENNRHPLEETKLYSNLATLFSVLGDNDESIKIYIKALAITDRLEDKFWVGVVKSNLGFLYNKTHQFDKAIIFLDESIQIFIEVDRKEWLAYAYLTKANILLNKNETKEALRYLDLSKGLQKNLIDEKLKQDLLLGYTKYHQQINELEKSEELAKKGYLSSIDNQNQILIANFSEILYQLNKEKENQKEALFYLEKFKNITDSTALQSKQNALALLNAKTNFQKQQNDLKLENQRTIKQQKTYIIFSLFIVFLVILIAYYGYRNNKTITNLNYQLEEKTITLEKSEKTLKYANETQEKLFSIISHDLKSPINALKNLLLLIKNGDIEPKDFLNFVPKLYSDVDAMSFTLNNLLTWSKSQMNGFVNKPISFQIHEKVNSSIQLLQENANQKKIAIVNNVPTSAEIYCDVNQFNLIVRNLVTNGIKFTPSGGEIRIHADEKNQFWEISIKDNGVGISPEVLKKLFKSDSALHSTYGTNKEKGTGLGLLLCKEMVEKNGGKISVESIPNEGTTFYFTMPTNPDSIN from the coding sequence AATTAACGCATTAAGTCGAGAATTAAGGTATTCTAACTATGACAGTGTGAAAATTTTGAGCACAGAAGCCTTAGATTTAAGTAGAAAAATAAATTACAAACAAGGTCAAGCAAAAGCACTGCTAACCTCCTCATTCAGTGAAATCATTGCATGTAAGGACTCTGAAAAAACTTTAGACAACATTGACCAAGCCATAGTATTAAGTACTAAAATTAAAGCAGACAGTACACTCATCTCTGCGTATAATATTAAGGCTATTTACAAAACTTATGTTAACGATTATGAAGGAGCTTACGAGCAGTACCAAAACGCTTTACTCCTTTGTGAGAATAACAGACATCCCCTAGAAGAAACAAAACTCTACTCCAACCTAGCTACACTATTCTCTGTATTAGGAGACAATGATGAGTCTATAAAGATTTACATAAAAGCACTTGCCATCACAGATCGTCTGGAAGATAAATTTTGGGTGGGAGTTGTAAAAAGTAATTTGGGCTTCTTATATAATAAAACCCATCAGTTTGACAAAGCAATTATTTTTTTAGATGAAAGCATTCAAATTTTCATTGAAGTAGACCGGAAAGAATGGCTTGCTTATGCTTATCTCACCAAAGCCAATATACTTCTCAATAAAAATGAAACTAAAGAGGCTCTTCGTTATCTTGACTTAAGTAAAGGCCTACAAAAAAATCTAATAGATGAAAAACTAAAGCAAGACTTACTCTTAGGCTATACCAAATATCATCAACAAATAAATGAATTAGAAAAATCAGAAGAATTAGCAAAAAAAGGGTACCTATCATCAATTGATAATCAAAATCAAATATTAATTGCCAATTTTTCAGAAATTCTTTATCAATTAAACAAAGAAAAAGAAAATCAAAAAGAAGCGCTTTTCTATTTAGAAAAATTTAAAAATATTACAGACAGTACAGCTCTTCAGAGTAAACAAAACGCATTAGCTCTATTAAATGCTAAAACTAATTTTCAAAAACAACAGAACGATCTTAAATTGGAAAACCAAAGAACAATAAAACAGCAAAAAACCTATATAATTTTTAGTCTCTTTATTGTGTTTTTAGTAATTCTAATTGCCTATTATGGCTACAGAAACAACAAGACCATAACCAACTTAAACTATCAATTAGAAGAAAAAACAATTACTCTTGAGAAAAGCGAAAAGACTTTAAAATACGCTAATGAAACTCAAGAAAAACTTTTTTCAATCATCAGCCATGATTTAAAATCTCCCATCAATGCTTTAAAAAACCTACTACTATTAATTAAAAATGGAGATATTGAACCCAAAGACTTTTTAAATTTTGTTCCCAAACTATATAGTGATGTAGATGCTATGTCATTTACTTTAAACAATCTATTAACTTGGAGCAAATCTCAGATGAATGGCTTCGTAAACAAACCTATTTCCTTCCAAATACATGAAAAAGTAAATAGCAGCATTCAACTATTACAAGAAAATGCTAACCAGAAAAAAATAGCCATCGTTAATAACGTGCCAACGTCAGCTGAAATTTACTGTGATGTAAATCAGTTTAATTTAATTGTAAGAAATTTAGTAACCAATGGTATTAAATTTACCCCTTCTGGGGGAGAAATACGTATACACGCTGATGAAAAAAATCAATTTTGGGAAATTTCTATTAAAGACAATGGTGTAGGTATTAGTCCAGAAGTTCTAAAGAAACTTTTTAAGTCAGATTCTGCTTTGCATAGTACGTATGGCACAAATAAAGAAAAAGGTACAGGATTAGGCCTGTTGCTCTGTAAAGAAATGGTCGAAAAAAATGGAGGGAAAATCTCTGTAGAAAGCATTCCTAATGAAGGAACTACATTTTACTTTACCATGCCTACAAACCCAGATAGCATCAACTAA